The following proteins come from a genomic window of Montipora capricornis isolate CH-2021 chromosome 9, ASM3666992v2, whole genome shotgun sequence:
- the LOC138016467 gene encoding high mobility group protein B3-like, translating into MPRSGKDPNKPKGRRNPYSIFLQQEREAMKKLELDANKATEDESPANFLEFSKACAEKWKALSEEERQPYREAAEKDKLRYENEMANYSPPEAAGRKTRKGKKPKDKNRPKGAKNPFMCFSEEKRPKLKEQNPDEPTKEIAKMLGEMWRNMNDQDKEHYSKLAQRDKERYDEEMKAFMKGDYVVPSTSMDTDMVEAEE; encoded by the exons ATGCCGAGGAGTGGTAAGGACCCCAACAAACCCAAGGGAAGACGAAACCCATACAGCATATTCCTTCAGCAGGAAAGAGAAGCGATGAAAAAATTAGAGCTTGATGCAAATAAGGCAACAGAAGACGAAAGCCCAGCAAACTTTTTGGAGTTTTCGAAAGCTTGTGCGGAAAAATGGAAGGCGCTGAGTGAAGAGGAAAGGCAGCCTTACAGAGAAGCTGCCGAAAAGGATAAGCTAAGATACGAAAATGAAATGGCAAATTACTCGCCGCCAGAAGCTGCTGGAAGGAAGACACGAAAGGGAAAGAAGCCGAAAGACAAAAACAGACCAAAGGGAGCAAA AAACCCATTCATGTGTTTTAGTGAGGAAAAACGACCAAAGTTAAAGGAACAGAACCCAGATGAGCCAACCAAGGAAATTGCAAAGATGCTTGGAGAGATGTGGAGAAACATGAACGATCAAGATAAGGAGCATTACAGTAAATTGGCTCAGCGAGACAAGGAAAGGTACGATGAAGAGATGAAGGCGTTTATGAAAGGAGATTACGTTGTACCAAGTACAAGCATGGACACAGATATGGTCGAGGCCGAGGAGTAA